ATCTAGTTCTTAACATATCTATATCCCTGCAAAATTTTCAAAAAGTTTCATACCAAATTTATGGCTTTTTTCTGGATGAAATTGTGCACCAAAAATATTATCTTTTTGAATAGCACAATCAAATTCACAACCATAGTTTACTTTTAAAATAGAATTATCTTCATTTTTTACTTTCACAAAATAAGAATGTACAAAGTAAAATCTAGTT
Above is a window of Arcobacter sp. CECT 8986 DNA encoding:
- the hisH gene encoding imidazole glycerol phosphate synthase subunit HisH, giving the protein SSEEGTISGLGWIDAEAISFKDRIAKNYRIPHMGWNIVKKSNKSLLTNGFEEFDETRFYFVHSYFVKVKNEDNSILKVNYGCEFDCAIQKDNIFGAQFHPEKSHKFGMKLFENFAGI